The DNA window AGCTCATCGCCGGACACAGTCGGTAGCTGGTCAACGACGATTCGGGCGTTGCTTTCCTGAATGGCAACCAGCAGATCGTCTTTGAGCTGATCGATCAGCGGCCCCAGCGACACCTGCCCATTCAAACGCTGGTGGCTGGTGGTGTTAATGCGGGAATAATTGAGCAGTTCACGAATCAGCGTCGACATGCGGCCGGCGGCCGACTGCATCCGCCGGAGGTATTCGACCCCATTACCCAACTGCTGTTCGTAACTCTCCAGTAGCAAATCGCCGAATGACTGAATTTTGCGTAGTGGCTCCTGCAAATCGTGGCTGGCGACGTAAGCAAACTGTTGCAGGTTTTCGTTTGACCGGCTCAGGGCGTCATTCAGCGTGTCAAGCTCGTGCGTTCGCTGGTGTACACGTTCTTCCAGCTGCTCGGCCAGCTGCCGGTACTGGTCCTGACTTTCCTGCAACCGCTGCCGGTTCTGCACGCTCTCCTCAACGTTAATCGCTACGTTCAGAATGGCATACACCTGCCCCGTTTCATCGAACAGGGGCTTGTACGTAAAGTTAAAATGCGACCGGATGAGCTTTCCATCAACGGCGAGCGTGGCCGGAGCTTCCCAGGCGTGGTAGGCAATACCGGTGGTAAAAACGCCGGTCAGCTGGTTCAGAAACGGTTGTCCCTCCAGCTCGGGCAGTGCCCGATGCAGCGGCAGCCCGACAACCGATGGCGATTTACCCCAGATGGTCAGCATGGCTTCGTTGGCCAGTTCAATCTCAAACTCCAGCCCTCTGTACACGGCAATAGCCATTGGCGACTCGTTTATGAGTCCCTGAAGCCGTTGTTCACTGCGCTCCACGTCCCTGCCAGCCTGTACCTGCCTGGTAATATCGGTAGCTACGGTCAGCACCGACGTGATTTCATTGGCCGCGTTGCGAACGGGGGAGCAGACTAGGTCGAAAAAACCTTCCTCCTGCCGGCCATCGTGCCAGACGAGCGCGGGAAACTGCGCACCGTAGTAGGGTTTTCCACTGTCGAAAACACCCTCCATCATCGCCATGATTTCCTGCGATCCGGCTTCAGGCAGCACGTCGACCAACCGGGTTCCGACAACATCCGCCGACCGATTCCACAGGGCCAGCATCCGCTCGTTAGCCAGCTCGACAACCATGTCGCGGGAGCGGTACAGGGCAATTGCGACGGGTGCCTGCTGAATTACGGTCCGCAGTCGCTGCTCGCTACGCTCGGCGGCCTGCTGCGCCCGGATCTCCTGCGTAACATCGGCCGTGGTAACCAGCACGTACGCAACATCCTGATCGGTGTTGATGATGGGCTTCAGCACCTTCTTGACATATATGACCGCTGTTTCGGCGGCATTCGTCTGCTCGTAGGTGGGCAGGGTAACCGTCTGACGCTGCCCGATAACCGTGTCTAGCACCTGCCGGAACGATTCGTTGCCGATCGGGTCAAACGGCGACTCCGTGAAGCAGTCGAACAGCGGCCTGCCTACCAGGTCAGCCCGTCGGTAGCCGGTTAGCTGTTCGGCCTGATCGCTGACAACCAGCACGGTATAATGGGGAGTGTCGGCCCGCAGGACGAGCGAAAAATCGAACTGTTCGAGAAACGGGATAAGCGTTTGTTCCGTGAAAAGATTTTTCATGGATAGAAGGATGAGTGGACTGCCCGTTTTGGCACGTAAACCCAGTTGACACGAATAGAAAAAGCCACGTCCGAAGTGCGTGGCTATTAACTAGTTCAACAAAGCGGCAGAGAGGAAGGGATTCGAACCCTCGATACGGTTGCCCGTATACACACTTTCCAGGCGTGCTCCTTCAACCACTCGGACACCTCTCTGTATAAATCAACCTCCGAAAGACCCGACTGGCTGATTTGATGGACAAAGGTAGGCACCGCCGGGCACGCATGCAAGACGATTACACCATTCGCTCTTCATTCACTGGTCCGATAGTTGATAGTCTACCAAATCAGGAGAATGAAATCGGTATTAACATTTCAACCGTATATGTAATCTAACAACAAACTCTATTAATGAAGCGAATCAATCTAACCAGTCAGTCTGATGCAATTGACTACCTGTCGAGCAGTAGTAATTACACCACGATTTACTGCACCGACCACACCAACTGGCTACTTGCCAAAACCCTGAAAGCCTGTTTGGCCGAACTCCCCGGCTTTGTCCGGATCCATCGGCAATACGCGGTAAATCTGCGGTACATTGTCAAGGTTCGACTAGTGGCACCCAAAACAGCCGAAGTGCTGGTTGGTAACGTGTGGCTCCCGGTTAGCCGCCGACTCTTCCGCGAGGTCGACCAGAAACTGGGAATCACCCAGCCCAACCCCAACCGGGGGCGCTGGCACTATATGGACCTACAGCCCGACCAGCCGGTGCGGGCCGAACGGGTCTAGAAACCGATATCAATAACGAGTGGGCTGACCACTACGGCGCCGGTGTTCGTATTGTAGGTAGTGCGAACACCGGCCTCCAGTGGCGTCCGGATGCGCAGTACGTTGAAAACAATACTCAGGTCCGCGCCCACCGTCTGTGTCGAATACGCACTGCTGAATGCCGTATCGTAGAACAGCCCGCCTTTCAGACGCTGCACGTAAGCCAGCCGCCCCACTGACCAGTGCGTGTCGGCCAGGGGCAAGCGATAATCAATGCTGGTCGTAACGAGTTGCGGGGCTGTGATATAAGCCTGCCCGCGCGGGTAAAACACCGCCGGGCTAAACTGGTAGGTGTCGCCTACCCCCTGCTGCTGATACCCGCCCCGCAGCCGCACCGAATGGTGTTTGCCAAATCCCGGTACATACAGCGTCCCCAGCACAGCCAATTGACTGGCCATGAGCCGACCGCCGAACGGGGTATTGCGGTACACCGCCGACAGGGCCTGCCCCCATCGCGGAGCCACATCGCGTTTGCTCTGCCGGAACAGCTGCGAATAACTAAATCCGTACGTCAGCGCGCTCAGCGAACCCGCAAACCCGACATCAGTCGTGTACCGGGCGGGCAGGTCGTAGCCCGTAACCTGCTGGTAATTGTAGTACGTCGACAAATTCATCGACCGCACATAGGCCGAATTGGTCAGCCGGAGGGGGAGCCGGACACCCGCCGACAACTGGTTGTATTGCCAGCGATCCGAGCGCAGCGAATCGAGAGGGGCATTCCGGTCACGGTCGATGTAAATGGATGTGTTTCGATTACCCCGCTGGAAGCTCAGATCGAAAATGGGGTAAGCGCCCTGATAGCTCAGGTTCGCGAAGAAATTTCCCACTTGCTCGGCCTGATTGTAAGCATAGCCCACGCCGAACTGGGTTGTACTCAGCAGATCCTGCGAATTGATGCCGACCGTCAGGTTTTGCCCGGTACTCCCCAGCACTGCCCCCACGAATACGGATTGAACGCATGCCCCAGCCGACTGAATCGCCGGGCCGGATACGCCACCGACGGCGTTGAATCGCGCAGTACGGCCCGCCCCGCTGCCGCACCGGGGTCCTGCTGCGGTAGCTTGCCGAAGAACCGTACGGGCGGAGTTGCCCCCCCGTTGGCGGGTACGGCCGCAACAGCCGTCCACGAGTTCGGGACAAACGGCGTGGTGACGATACGCGAACCAGTAGCGGCAAAATCATCGAACGCCAACGCCTGTCCCGATGGCGACACAGCCGCGTGGTAAGCCGCCAGTGGCCGTGATGTTACCTGAAAAGCCTGCCCCGACCGCGTATCAACGGCGTAGATGTTGTCGATGCCGGAGCGGGGCGAATTGTACAATACGTACGGACCGACGGCCTGCGGATGACTGAGATTATCGTTGGAGCGGGGCAGCACATCGGTGGCTTCTCCGGTTTGGGTGTCGATGCGCTGAATCGTCTTCTGCCCGTTTTTAAGCCATACGACCACTACAGTCCGGTTGTCGGCCTGCCAGCGCGGGTGCTGGTAGAAAGCCCCGTCAGGGTTGGCCAGCGTCTTCAGCACACGGCCTGTCTGTCGGTCGAGCATCACGAGCCGGGTTTGGTACGTCGTTGTATTATCAACGACGATCAGCCGGCTGTTGTCGGGCGAGAGGGCAACGGTAGTGTAGCGTGCGCGGTGGGTCAGGCGGGTGAGTTTGCCGGTTTTTACGTCGAGCAGCCGGATATTCGAGTAGACGCGCTGCCCCCAGCGGGGGTCGAAGCCAA is part of the Spirosoma rhododendri genome and encodes:
- a CDS encoding PAS domain-containing sensor histidine kinase; the encoded protein is MKNLFTEQTLIPFLEQFDFSLVLRADTPHYTVLVVSDQAEQLTGYRRADLVGRPLFDCFTESPFDPIGNESFRQVLDTVIGQRQTVTLPTYEQTNAAETAVIYVKKVLKPIINTDQDVAYVLVTTADVTQEIRAQQAAERSEQRLRTVIQQAPVAIALYRSRDMVVELANERMLALWNRSADVVGTRLVDVLPEAGSQEIMAMMEGVFDSGKPYYGAQFPALVWHDGRQEEGFFDLVCSPVRNAANEITSVLTVATDITRQVQAGRDVERSEQRLQGLINESPMAIAVYRGLEFEIELANEAMLTIWGKSPSVVGLPLHRALPELEGQPFLNQLTGVFTTGIAYHAWEAPATLAVDGKLIRSHFNFTYKPLFDETGQVYAILNVAINVEESVQNRQRLQESQDQYRQLAEQLEERVHQRTHELDTLNDALSRSNENLQQFAYVASHDLQEPLRKIQSFGDLLLESYEQQLGNGVEYLRRMQSAAGRMSTLIRELLNYSRINTTSHQRLNGQVSLGPLIDQLKDDLLVAIQESNARIVVDQLPTVSGDELQLRQLFQNLLSNAIKFRQPGVPPLIRITCGTITDAQLPAGVVPVSKAAQYYCIGVRDNGIGFDEKYLDRIFQVFQRLHTTSQYQGTGIGLAICEKVVTNHGGAIHADSKPGAGATFSIYLPVSDPRKLASVRL
- a CDS encoding LytTR family DNA-binding domain-containing protein, producing the protein MKRINLTSQSDAIDYLSSSSNYTTIYCTDHTNWLLAKTLKACLAELPGFVRIHRQYAVNLRYIVKVRLVAPKTAEVLVGNVWLPVSRRLFREVDQKLGITQPNPNRGRWHYMDLQPDQPVRAERV
- a CDS encoding BamA/TamA family outer membrane protein, which codes for MLGSTGQNLTVGINSQDLLSTTQFGVGYAYNQAEQVGNFFANLSYQGAYPIFDLSFQRGNRNTSIYIDRDRNAPLDSLRSDRWQYNQLSAGVRLPLRLTNSAYVRSMNLSTYYNYQQVTGYDLPARYTTDVGFAGSLSALTYGFSYSQLFRQSKRDVAPRWGQALSAVYRNTPFGGRLMASQLAVLGTLYVPGFGKHHSVRLRGGYQQQGVGDTYQFSPAVFYPRGQAYITAPQLVTTSIDYRLPLADTHWSVGRLAYVQRLKGGLFYDTAFSSAYSTQTVGADLSIVFNVLRIRTPLEAGVRTTYNTNTGAVVVSPLVIDIGF
- a CDS encoding TolB family protein, which translates into the protein MLSATPALVSWIEFGFDPRWGQRVYSNIRLLDVKTGKLTRLTHRARYTTVALSPDNSRLIVVDNTTTYQTRLVMLDRQTGRVLKTLANPDGAFYQHPRWQADNRTVVVVWLKNGQKTIQRIDTQTGEATDVLPRSNDNLSHPQAVGPYVLYNSPRSGIDNIYAVDTRSGQAFQVTSRPLAAYHAAVSPSGQALAFDDFAATGSRIVTTPFVPNSWTAVAAVPANGGATPPVRFFGKLPQQDPGAAAGRAVLRDSTPSVAYPARRFSRLGHAFNPYSWGQCWGVPGKT